A genomic window from Pyxicephalus adspersus chromosome 2, UCB_Pads_2.0, whole genome shotgun sequence includes:
- the LOC140323126 gene encoding sulfotransferase 6B1-like isoform X1 produces the protein MSIHSDLIHVFNGIPFTTRSSAELLKSLDFFQAREDDILLVSYPKSGTHWLAEIMKHLYTSKVTLTSPIEFGDVSKLEEMNNITTKRIIPTHLNYDMLPQDFKAKKCKAIYIVRNPKDTAVSLFHYYRENPNLPTIDVWSTYFDMFLHGQVVCGSWFDHILSWEEHRNEMGTLFLHYESMKKNPFKSVRRISSYLGINLNDNEINEICKKTSFSEMKNNVEKEINDPNHTVCSLTSNRRLIFRKGTVGDWKQYFSTKQNRLFDELYNTKMNTSCLAKHIHYDN, from the exons ATGTCCATCCACAGTGACCTCATCCACGTCTTCAACGGAATCCCCTTCACTACGCGCTCCTCCGCCGAGCTCCTGAAATCTCTGGACTTCTTCCAGGCCCGTGAAGATGACATCCTTCTGGTCTCATATCCTAAATCTG GTACACACTGGCTTGCTGAGATCATGAAACATCTCTACACTTCCAAGGTCACCCTCACCTCACCCATTGAGTTTGGAGACGTTTCCAAATTGGAAGAGATGAACAACATCACAACCAAGAGGATCATCCCAACACACCTGAACTATGACATGCTGCCCCAGGACTTCAAGGCCAAGAAATGCAAG GCTATCTACATTGTCCGGAACCCCAAGGACACAGCCGTCTCTTTATTCCATTACTACAGAGAAAACCCTAACTTGCCCACCATTGATGTGTGGAGCACCTACTTCGATATGTTCCTTCATGGACAAG TTGTATGTGGATCCTGGTTTGACCACATCCTGAGCTGGGAGGAGCACAGGAACGAGATGGGGACTCTCTTCCTTCACTACGAATCCATGAAAAAG AATCCGTTCAAGTCAGTGAGAAGGATCAGCTCTTACCTGGGGATAAACCTCAACGACAATGAAATAAATGAGATCTGCAAGAAAACCTCATTTTCCGAGATGAAGAACAACGTGGAGAAAGAAATCAATGACCCAAATCACACGGTCTGCTCGCTGACCTCCAACCGCAGACTTATTTTCCGAAAAG GCACTGTCGGGGACTGGAAACAGTATTTCTCCACCAAGCAGAACCGGCTGTTCGATGAGCTCTACAACACCAAGATGAACACAAGCTGTCTGGCCAAACACATCCACTATGATAACTGA
- the CMAS gene encoding N-acylneuraminate cytidylyltransferase — protein MATEIASDGPDKKRGHLAALVLARGGSKGIPLKNIRRLAGKPLIAWVLRAAIDCGRFDSVWVSTDHDEIEKVAKQYGAKVHRRSPEVSQDTTSSLQTIQEFLQHHPEVDIVGNIQATSPCLHPRDLIKVADMIQSQGYDSVFSVVRHHLFRWKEVKGGELTAAENFNPACRPRRQDWNGELYENGSFYFATRELITKGLLQDGKLAYYEMKPEYSVDIDVDIDWPIAEQRVKRYGYFGKNPTVVKLLVCTIDGCLTDGRVYVNQEHELISYSLRDVDGIRMLLDKDVNVRFISERDISPSLVSNLNLPCLIKANVSHKKEAVEQWMDELGLSSWSQVAYMGCSYSDVECLKLAGTCGVPADACTAAKMTDSFVCQHGGGYGAIQEFADHIITLLETGR, from the exons ATGGCGACGGAGATCGCTTCGGACGGACCTGATAAGAAGCGGGGACACCTTGCGGCTTTGGTCTTGGCCCGAGGAGGCAGTAAGGGGATCCCGCTGAAAAATATCCGGAGACTGGCCGGGAAGCCGCTCATTGCCTGGGTGCTACGGGCTGCGATAGACTGCGGACGATTCGATAG TGTGTGGGTGTCTACAGACCATGATGAGATTGAGAAGGTCGCTAAGCAGTATGGGGCAAAGGTTCATCGGAGGAGCCCAGAGGTGTCCCAGGATACAACCAGCTCTCTGCAGACCATACAGGAGTTCCTGCAGCATCACCCAG AGGTGGACATAGTTGGGAACATACAAGCCACGTCTCCGTGTCTGCATCCCCGGGACCTCATCAAAGTGGCGGATATGATCCAGAGCCAGGGTTACGACTCTGTGTTCTCTGTGGTTCGGCATCACTTATTTCGCTGGAAGGAGGTGAAGGGAG GAGAGTTAACGGCTGCAGAAAACTTTAACCCAGCGTGTCGCCCTCGCCGCCAAGACTGGAACGGAGAATTGTATGAGAACGGTTCCTTTTACTTTGCCACCAGAGAGCTGATCACCAAGGGATTACTACAG GATGGGAAGTTGGCTTACTATGAAATGAAGCCGGAATACAGTGTGGATATTGATGTAGATATTGACTGGCCCATTGCAGAGCAAAgagttaaaag GTACGGTTATTTCGGTAAAAATCCAACGGTGGTGAAGTTGTTGGTGTGTACCATCGATGGATGTCTAACGGATGGCCGAGTCTATGTAAATCAGGAACACGAATTGATCTCCTACAGCCTGCGAGATGTAGACGGGATCCGAATGCTGCTGGACAAAGATGTAAAT GTCCGCTTCATCTCTGAGAGAGACATTAGTCCATCGTTGGTGTCCAATCTGAATCTTCCATGTTTGATCAAGGCAAACGTATCCCATAAAAAGGAAGCTGTAGAGCAATGGATGGACGAGCTGGGCCTGTCTTCCTGGAGCCAGGTGGCTTATATGG gtTGCAGCTATTCTGATGTGGAGTGCCTAAAGCTGGCTGGAACTTGTGGAGTTCCCGCTGACGCTTGCACAGCAGCCAAGATGACGGATAGCTTTGTCTGCCAGCATGGAGGCGGCTATGGAGCCATTCAGGAGTTTGCTGATCACATTATAACACTATTGGAGACAGGAAGATAA
- the LOC140323126 gene encoding sulfotransferase 1C2-like isoform X2 — protein sequence MENSRVSEIQRKTWLGFWKCTHWLAEIMKHLYTSKVTLTSPIEFGDVSKLEEMNNITTKRIIPTHLNYDMLPQDFKAKKCKAIYIVRNPKDTAVSLFHYYRENPNLPTIDVWSTYFDMFLHGQVVCGSWFDHILSWEEHRNEMGTLFLHYESMKKNPFKSVRRISSYLGINLNDNEINEICKKTSFSEMKNNVEKEINDPNHTVCSLTSNRRLIFRKGTVGDWKQYFSTKQNRLFDELYNTKMNTSCLAKHIHYDN from the exons ATGGAAAATTCAAGAGTGAGCGAAATACAAAGAAAGACATGGCTGGGGTTCTGGAAAT GTACACACTGGCTTGCTGAGATCATGAAACATCTCTACACTTCCAAGGTCACCCTCACCTCACCCATTGAGTTTGGAGACGTTTCCAAATTGGAAGAGATGAACAACATCACAACCAAGAGGATCATCCCAACACACCTGAACTATGACATGCTGCCCCAGGACTTCAAGGCCAAGAAATGCAAG GCTATCTACATTGTCCGGAACCCCAAGGACACAGCCGTCTCTTTATTCCATTACTACAGAGAAAACCCTAACTTGCCCACCATTGATGTGTGGAGCACCTACTTCGATATGTTCCTTCATGGACAAG TTGTATGTGGATCCTGGTTTGACCACATCCTGAGCTGGGAGGAGCACAGGAACGAGATGGGGACTCTCTTCCTTCACTACGAATCCATGAAAAAG AATCCGTTCAAGTCAGTGAGAAGGATCAGCTCTTACCTGGGGATAAACCTCAACGACAATGAAATAAATGAGATCTGCAAGAAAACCTCATTTTCCGAGATGAAGAACAACGTGGAGAAAGAAATCAATGACCCAAATCACACGGTCTGCTCGCTGACCTCCAACCGCAGACTTATTTTCCGAAAAG GCACTGTCGGGGACTGGAAACAGTATTTCTCCACCAAGCAGAACCGGCTGTTCGATGAGCTCTACAACACCAAGATGAACACAAGCTGTCTGGCCAAACACATCCACTATGATAACTGA